TCTATGAGACCGACCAGGTGGTCCACAACCAACAGGCCTGGGAAAACGACTACTTCCGGCACGTGGTCACCCAAGACGGCACCGACCTGGTCATAGCCAATTTGCCGTGTGAGCATGCGGCGCATCCGCGGATCGAAAAGATCACGCCCGCGCCGCTGCTGGGCGAACATACCGCCCAGCTCCTAGCTTCACTGGGCTATTCGGAGGCAGAGCTGGGGCAGCTCGAAAACGCTGGGGTAATCCGGGTAGACCGAAGCTAGGAGGAGGCCGGGCCGGGGCCGTGACTGCCAGTCGGGCGGCTCCGGCTCGGTCTCCGTCAAGGGTGGCGGGAGTTCATGGGTCAGGTGATCGGGGCGACGGTGTCCCTTCAAATCGGCATGTCGGCGGCCGCGCATGGCGCCCGGACCGCGTTCGTCTTCCCCGCGGAAGACCTGCGTCTGGGCTTCGCGGAGTTGGACGCGAGGACCGACCAGGCCGCCAGGGCGCTGTTGGCCTTGGGCCTGCGGCGTGGCTCCCGAATCGGCTTGTGGAGCGTCAACACCTCCCGTTGGCTGGTCACGGCGCTAGCGGCGGCCAAGATTGGGGTTGTCTTCGTGCCGATCAACACCTCTTACCGGCGCTTTGAACTCGACGACGTGATCACGCGGTCGCAAATCGATTGCCTGTTCGCCCAATCCCGGTTGGCTGAGGACGCGCTGGGCGGGGACCCCCTCGCTGTGGACGGGCTGACCGGCGGCCGGGTTGGTGGCGGCCAGACGGCATCGTGCAAGGGGGTGGTCTGGTTGGACGGCCAGGCGGCAGACGCCCCGGCGGGCTGGGAGGCCTTCTTGGCGGGCGCGGACCGGGTGGGCGCCGCGTCGCTGGCCGCCGCCAAAGCCGAGGTCCGCCCGGAGCACGACTACGTGGTGCAATACACCTCCGGCACCACCGCCAGACCCAAAGGCGCGGTGTTGACCCACCGGTCGGTCCTGAGCGCGGCGGCGGCGTTTGGCCAGGTCATGCGGCTCAGCCCAACGGACGTGACCTGCGTGCCGCTGCCCCTGTTCCACTGCTACGGCAACGTCTTGACGCTGCTCGGCGGCCTGATCCGGGGGAGCGCCACGGTCTACCTGGAGCATTTCCGCGCCAGGGAGACGCTCGACGTGCTCGAGCGGGAAAGGTGCACCGCGTTCATGGGCGTGCCGACCATGTACCTGGCGCTGGTGGACGCCGACGGGCGGGGCCGGCGCGACTTGTCCGCTCTGCGCAAGGGCGGGATCGGCGGGGCGTGCTGCCCGCCGGGGATGACCCAGGCGATCGCGGCTGAACTGGACATGGACCAGTTGACCGTTGGCTACGGGCTGTCCGAAGCCTCCGCGCTCTGCCTCATCTCCCCCGTCGACGCCCCCGCCCACCACCGGCTGCGGACCACCGGCTTCCCCATCCCCGGGTTGGAGGCCAGGATCCTGGACCGCGCCACAGGCCGGGCCGCGCCTCCGGGCGTGGTCGGGGAACTGCTGGTCCGGGGGCCGGGAGTGATGAGCCGCTACCTCGACGCGCCGGAGGCGACAGCCGCGGTGATCGACCCGGATGGTTGGCTCCACACCGGCGACCTGGCGAAACGCAGCCCCGACGGGTCGTACAAGTTCGCCGGCCGCGTCAAAGACATCATCATCCGCGCCGGCGAGAACATCTCCCCAACCGAGATCGAAGAGGTCCTCCTAGAGTTGCCCCGCGTCCGCGACTGCCAGTGCGTGGGCGTGCCGGACCGCCTGCGCGGCGAGGAGATCGCCTGCTGCCTCATCACCACCGACGGCTCCAGACTCGACCCGGGCGCCGTGCGGGACCATGTGGCCCGCCGTCTGGCCCGTTTCAAGGTCCCCAAACACGTCCTCACGCTGCCGGCCTTCCCGCTCAACGCCGCCGGGAAGGTGGCGCGGGACCGGTTGGCGCGCGTCGCCGCGGCCGCCGTGGCGTCTTCCGGGATTGCGGAGTCCTCCCCCGTCTCCGACCGGCCGCTTTGACGCCGCCGATGCCGTGTGGTCCAGCCCCGCCCTGGGCCTCCCCGCAGGCGCTTCCCCGGCCTGCGGGCATTTCCCGCGCGCCGAACGTCCCGGCGGCGCGGGAGGCCCGGTCAGTAAACTGGCGCAACCAAAGACGGTGCCAACTGTGGCGAAAACAGATGAAATGTGGGAGTTGCGTCGAGGATCCGGCGGCGCGTTGAAAGAAAGAGGCGGATATGGAATTGAGACATTTGGTGTTCTTTGCGAAAGCAGCGGAACTCGAGCATATAACAGAAGCGGCCGACGAATTGTCCACGTCACAGCCGTTCGTGTCAAAGACGATACGCGAGCTCGAGCGCGAGCTCACGGTCAATCTATTCGAGCACGTTGGCCGGCGGATTCGCCTGACCGAACACGGGCGGGTCTTCTACAACCGCACCCGCCATATCCTTCAAGATTTAGACAACGCCAAACGCGAAATGCTTGACGCGGCCGAGGCCGGGTCGCACCGCGTCAGCGTTGTCACCAACGTTGGCCTCTACATGCCGGAGATTGTGGCCGCCCTCCACAAGGCCGACCCGGACGCGCACCTCACTTTGACCGTGGCGAAACGCGGCAAGCTACTCGAATACTTGCTCAAGGGCCGCGCCGACTTCGCCGTCTGGGGACCCGGCAACCCCGACGATCGGCTGCCCGGAATTGCCACGGAACACGTCCTGCTTGAGGCAGTCGCCATTGTTTTCTCCCCCAAGCACGTGTTCTGCGGGAGAGAATCGGTGGACGTGAGAGAACTCGACGGGATGGAGTATTACACCTCTCCCGCCGGCTTCGGAATGCGGGACACAATGGACCGGGCCTTCGCGGAGGCGAACGTGCGCCCCCAAATCGCGATCGAGTCCCCGGACACGGCGGCGATCGCCCACTTCGTCCGGACCGGCTCCGGTTTCGCCTTCGCCCCGCGTTCCCTGGTCAACCGCTCCCCCGACCTCTACCCGCCCAGGGCCGACCTGACCGGCTACCAGAGGGTGCACGTGTCGGTCTCCTGGTCCACCAGCGCCTTCAAGTCCAAGACCCAACGGCTGTTCCTGGACCTGGTGCGGCGGCACTTCCGGGAACTCCAGCCCTGGGCGGATGGCCTCCCCGCCGACCTGTCGGCGGCTCGCTGACCCCGGCGCCAGCGGTGCCGTCTTGCGCAAGCAGATCAGGGCGCTGCCCGCGGGCGCCGACGCCACCGCGCACCTTGTCGGCAGCCAACTGCGCGGCAGGCGGTGGTTCGTGGAGGAACACGGCCTGCCCTTCGGTGCCTGGCCCAAACGCCAAGGCGCCGCCGCGACGAAGGCCTTCAAAACGGCATCGACCGCTGTCGCCAAATCCGCAGGCGCAGACGCGGCGCGAGAAGCCATCATCGGCTTCACCGACGCCCTGAACCGGCTCGGGAGCCTTGAGACCTCCGAACGCGAAGACGCCGCGACCGCGGTGTCGCTCTTGGCCGAGCTCAGCCGGGCGCCCGTGGACCGGGCGACCGCCTTGGCCTGGTTCGACCAAACCCGCGACTTCTGACCGCTCAGGCGGCCCGCGGCGAATCGGCCAGTTTCCAGCCCGCAGCGGCCACGCGGTCCCGCCAGTAGCTGGCGTAGGCGCCGCCCGCCGCGAGCAACTCCTGGTGAGTGCCGGACTCCCGGATGCCGCCTTCGCCGTCAAGCATGATGATCTGGTCCGCCGTCATGATCGTTTGCATCCGGTGGGCCACCACGATCAGGGTTCGCCTCGCGCGGATCGCGTCGATCACCTCGCCTATGGCGATCTCGTTGCCGATGTCCAGCGCGGCGGTCGCCTCGTCAAGCAGCACGATTGGGGCGTCCTTGAGCAGGGCGCGGGCGATCGACACCCGCTGGCGTTCGCCGCCGGACAGGTTTGAGCCGCCCTCCCCGACGCGGGCCTCCCAGCCGCCGGGCAGCCGCTCGGCGATCTCATCCACGCGGGCCAACTTGGCGGCCGCGATCACCTGATCCCGGTCCAGGTCCGGGTTTCCCAGCCAGACGTTGCCCAGGATGGTGTCGTCGAACAGGTACACGTCCTGGAAGACGGGCGCCACGGCCGCTTCCACGACCTTGGTGCCCAGTTCCGGCAGCGGCTTTCCGCCTATCGACACCTCCCCGCCCTCCGGGTCGTAGAAGCGGGCGATCAGGCGTGTGATGGTCGTCTTCCCGGAGCCTGAGGGGCCCACGATCGCGGTCATGGTGTTCGCCGGGACCCTGAAGCTGAGGTCCCGGAGCACCGGCTCGCCGCCGTATCCGAAGGTGACCTTCGAGAAGGCCACGCCCCAATCCGCCGGTTCGGCCCCGGCGGCCGGTTCGGGCAGGTCCTTGACCGCGCGGAGATCGTCCAACTGGTCCAGGGTGGTGTTGGCGACCGCGATCCCCCCGCTCAGGGCCCCCGAAGTTGAGATCGGCTCCACGAACCGCACGCCCAGGACCAGGAGCGCCACCAGCGTCGCCGCGTCGACCGACCCGCCGAGGGCCAAGTACGCGCCCAACACGATGATCGCGGTCAGGGCGAGCTGGACGAACCCGCCGAAGAGGGCTATCCCCGCCCCGCCGGTGAGCAACAGGCCCCGATAGGCGTGATGTTGGGCCGACAACGCCTCCTGCACCAGCCTGTCCCCCGCCGAGCCGGGGCCCGCCGTGCGCAGCGCGGGCTGCATCCGCGCGAACTCAATGGCCCGGTTGGAGGCTTCGGCGGTCGCCTGCGCGTGGACGGCGTCCGCCTTGGCCATGGCCTTCTTGATGGCGACGTAGGCGAGCCACAGGACGGGCGCCGCGCCCGTCATGGCCAACGCCAGGCGCCAGTCGAAGAAATACATCCCGACCAGCACGGTGGCCGGCGTGATCAGGCCGCCCAAGATGCGCCTGAGGACCGAGTAGGGGGCGGAGCAGACGAACATGGCCCCCTGGGTGGCGATGTGGCTGATCTGGCCCGAGCGGTCCTGGGTGAACCAGTTGACCGGCAGTTCCACAAGGCGGTCTCCCAGCCACGATATGACCGCGTCCAGCGCGTCCATCGCCGCGAGTTGGCTGGCGTAGCTCGCCACGTAGAAAACCACCAGATACGCCGCTGTCGCCCCCGCGAGGACTCCCAGCCACCGGGTGGCCCCGGCCATGTCGGGTTCGAACAGCGCCCTCAGCAGCGGAACCAGCAGCAGGAACACCACGCCCTGCAGGACGGCGGAGACAATCACCAGCGTCAGCGAGCGAATCAGGGCCCTGCGGGTGTGGTCGTCGCAGTAAGTCAGGATGCGGCGGATCATTTGACTGCCCCTTCCGGAGTCGAGCGCGCGTGCCGCGCCTGGTAGTCCGCCCACATCCGGGCGTAGCGCCCCCCGGAGCGGACCAGGTCCGCGTGAGTGCCCCGTTCGACCACCCGACCCTCGTCCAGCACCAGGATCTGGTCCACCCCCACAATGGTGTGCAGGCGGTGCGCTATCACCAGCACCGTCCGCCCGGCCGCCAGGACGCTCAGGGCGTCCTGGATGGCGGCTTCGGAATCCGGGTCGGCGAAGGCCGTCGCCTCGTCCAAGACCAGGATGGGCGTGTCGGCCAGCAGCGCGCGGGCTATGGTGACTCTCTGCGCCTCGCCGCCGGACAAGTTGGCGTCAACTCCTACGACGGCATCGTAACCCCGTTCGAAACGCGTGATGCGGTCGTGGATCTGGGCGGCGCGGGCGGCAGCGGCGACATCGGCGTCGCTGGCTTTAGGCCGGGCCAGCCGGATGTTGTCGCGCAGAGAGGCGCGGAGCAACTGCACGTCCTGGAAAACGAAGCCGACCTGCCGGTATATCTGGTCAGCGGCGACCTGGCGCACGTCGGCCCCGCCGATCGACACCGCGCCGGCCGCCACGTCGTAGAAGCGCGGCACCAACCGGGCCAGCGTGGACTTCCCCGAACCCGAAGCACCCACCAGCGCCGTGACCGTGCCCGGCGAGCATGTCTCGCAAATCTCGTGGAGCACCGCGTGTTCGCCGTCGTAGCTGAACCCCACATTGTCGAGGGCCACCGCGTGCCCTTCCGGCGCTTGGGGCGCGTCGGCATACCCGATCTCCGGAATGGCCAGGAACTCGGCCAGCGTCTTCTGCGCGTTCGCGGCGTTGCGCAGGAAGGACGCGCTGGCGCCCAAACTCATGATGGGGCCGGTGACGCCGGAGCCGAGCAGCACCGCCGGCAGGATCTCGATCGGGTCGGCCCAGCCCTGATGGACCAGCGCCACGCCCACAGCCAATAGGTAGACGATGACGACCGCCGGGGAGCACAACGCCTCAACCGTCGCCATTTTGCCCAGCGTGTCTTTGGTCCAGTCGGCGTTGAAATCCACGTACCGCCTCGCCTCCGCCCGGAACCGCTGGTGCGACCGGCCCACCTGCCCGAAGCGCTTCACCACCGCGATGCCGTGGACGTACTCCACGGTGGCGCCGCCAAGGCGTTCGGACGCCTGGTCGTAAAGCTTGAACTTCTCGGTGCCCCCGCCCATCATCGCCGCGAACAGGAAGAGGACCACCACCAGCGGAATCAGGGTCGCCAGGCCGAGAATCCATTGCGTCCAGAACAGGTACGCCAGGATCAGGATGGGAACCACCGTCGCGGAGATCAGGTCGTTGATCGAATGCGCGATCAGTTGGTGGAGCGCGGACACGTCGCTTTCCACCAGCTTCCGCACCGCCCCCGAGTGGCGCGCGTCGAACCAACCCAGCGGAAGCCGTTGCAGGTGCGCGATGATCCGCCGCCGAAGCGACAATTGGAGCTCCGCGTCCGCCAGGTGGCTGACAAAGCCAGACCCGAAGGTGCAGGCGAAAGAGACAATCAGGGCGCCGACCGCCACCCAGACGACCAGCCAAGCGTGGTCCCGGTCCACCGCCTGGCCGCCGAGGCTCGGCAACAAGGTGCGCGCCAATTCGACAATCGCCACGTAGGGGACAACGCTGCTCGCCGAGCCGAGGACGCTCAAAGAGATGATCGCCGCCAGGGCGCCTTTGACCGGCGCAAAGAAGTCGGCGCGGGGTTTGGAAGGCATGGGGGCTCCGTTTCCCTGAGGGGCCCTCGGCTCGTCGGGACACCGAAGACCGTAGTGCGGGTTAGGTAAGGCTACCCTATTTTGCTGGCCATTCTGCGCAGATGACCGGGCTCCCTCTCCGGGTCCGCGCGATTCCCCGGCTTCCCCGGTCGGCTCAACCCATCCCGCCGAGTTCGCCCTCCCACCAGTCGATGTCGCCCGCCGGCTCGTACCGGGTACGCCCCTCGGGCAGGGGCACCTGGCTCGGGTGGGGCTCCACGGTGACCGCCTCGATTCGCCACTCAACGCCCTCTTCGCTGGCGTAGGCCAGCGCGGCCTGGTCAAACGCCGCGGGGTCGATCGGCCGGTCGCCCGGCCCAGACATGACGGCATTCGTCAGCCGGACGTTGACGAAGGCGTCCTGCACAATGGTCCGCCGCAACCGGTACTGGATCGAAAACGTTCCCATAGTCCCAGTATCCCGGCCGCAGGTCGTCGAGCGTCACGCCTCAAGGGTGGCCAGCGGACAATTGGCGTGGCGTGGAGGCGCAGCCAGTGATCTCCAGCAATGCCGCTATCCCGGCGACGACGCCGTCCAGGTCGCAGCTTCCAAGTCGGCCGATCCGGTCGCCAAGCTTTGAGCGCGCCACCGCCGCGCGTTGAAGGCGGCCACGAAAATGCGAATCGCGTCGCCCGGGGTTGTGCCCAGTTCCTTGGTCAGTTCCCGGAAAGCTTGTCAACCGCCGCCAAGACCGTGTCGCCGGAAACGAGGTTGGCTTCCGGGACTTCGACGTCGCTTCCAGCGGGCAGGCGCGGCGATCCCTTGGCTTGGGGGGGTTGTCGCCCTCGGCGAAGCTGATCTTGCCATCCCACCAGACGGCCCAATCCGCCGTCTGGGCCGCCCATGTCAGCGCCTGCGCAGACCCGGAGTGTCAAAGGTGCGGATCTGCCGCACAACACTCAGGTAATCGGCGCGGTCGAACCGCGCCTGGGGCACCCTCTCGAAATCCGGGTCCGGCTCCAACTGGGGCTCGTACTCCGTGTCAAACGAGGTGAAATCGCTCCAGGTGACCGTGTCGGCGTCAAAGGTGACCCGGACCGCGAAGGCGCCGCAGTTGAGGTCGCCGCACTGTGAGCACCGGTACAGCGGAACCCGGCCGGATGGCAGGCGCAACGGGTAGCCGGGATCCTCGGGATACAACTCGGCGATGCGGTCGCCCTGGCCCGCGAGCAGCAAGAAATCCTCAGCCGCGTGGGTGGGTAGCAAACCTCCCCGGCCAAGCCGCAAGACGGGCTCTTTGACCCAACGCGCCAGCCACTCCCCCAGCGGGCGCCCGTCAACGCCCCAATCAAGGCCGCCCACCGCGAAGTCGGCTGAAAGCCAACTGAGCTTGTTCACGGGCGACTCCCCTCCGCTCGGCCTTGACGTGTGGGTAGATCATCCCAGAAACCGCGGCACCGCTGAGAACGCCGACCGACCTGGCGTTGAGAACCAGTACCGGCCCGGTTTCCCCACCGATCGGCGAACCGGCACGTGGTACTTTGGGCCGATGACCATTGGAAGCGCCGGTGGCGCAGGAGACTTCATCGCCGATGCCGTCCTGGCGGACAACGCCAAGGGCACCTTTTCCGGCCGTGTCCAGACCCGCTTCCCACCGGAGCCGAACGGCTACCTCCACATTGGCCACGCCAAGGCGATCAGCGCGGACTTCGGCATAGCCGAACGGTTCGGCGGTATTTGCAACGTGCGTTTCGACGACACGAACCCGGACACTGAAGACGACGAGTACGTCCAGGCGATCTTGGACGACGTCGCGTGGCTGGGCTTCACCCCGGCGAACGTCTTCCACGCCTCCGACTACTTTGACCAGCTTTACCTGTGGGCCGAGGGCCTGATCTCCGCCGGCCTGGCCTATGTGGACCAGCAGGATGGCGAGACGATCTCCGCCCAGCGGGGCGGTTTCGGGCGCCCCGGCGTGGCCAGCCCTTACCGCGACCGGCCCGCGGCCGAATCGCTCGACCTGTTCCGGCGCATGAAGGCCGGCGAGTTCGCCGATGGCGCCATGGTTCTGCGCGCCAAGATCGACATGCAGGCCGACAACATGCAACTGCGCGACCCGGTCATGTACCGCATCCGGCGCGGCCACCATTTCCGCACCAAGGACCAGTGGGTTATCTACCCCATGTACGACTGGGCCCACGGGCAGTCCGACGCCCTCGAAGGCGTGACCCATTCGATGTGCACGCTGGAGTTCGAGGACCACCGGCCCCTTTACGACTGGTACCTGGACCACCTCGAACTGCCTTTTGAGCAACCGGTCCAATACGAGTTCGCCCGCCTGGAGCTGACCCACACCCTGACGTCCAAACGGCGCCTGGCCCAGTTGGTGGCGGAGGGCCGGGTCGACGGTTGGGACGACCCGCGCATGCCCACCTTGCGGGGCCTGCGCCGGCGCGGCTACCCGGCGGCCGCCATCAGGAACTTCTGCGCGTCGATCGGGGTGTCGAAAACCAACTCGCGCCACGCCATCGAGGAACTGGAGCACCACGTCCGGGTGGAGCTCAACCGCGTGGCGCTGCGCCGCATGGCCGTGCTCAGGCCGTTGCGTCTGGTGATCGACAATTGGCCGGCCAATCCCGATGGCACGCCCGTGGTCGATTGGGTCGAGGTGGCCAACAACCCCGAAAACGCCGACGATGGCGTGCGCCGCGTCCCGTTCTCCGGCTCGCTTTACATAGAGCAAGACGATTTCCGCGAGGAGGCGCCGCCCAAGTACTACCGGCTCACGCCGGGCCGCGAGGTGCGCCTGCGCGGCGCCTACCTGGTGCGCGCCACCGACCAAATAGTCAAGGACCAGGATGGCCGCGTGGTGGAGGTCCACGCGGTCTACGACCCGGCGACCCGGTCCGGCCAGGCGCCGGACGGCCGCAAGGTCAAGTCCACCCTGCATTGGGTTTCGGCCCCCCACGCCGAAGACGCCACCGTCAACTTGTACAACCATCTGTTCGCCGCCGAGGTGCCGGGCCAGGCCACCGGCGACCCCTTTGACGACATAGACCCGGACTCCCGCGAGACGCTGACCGGTTGCAAGGTCGAGCCCGCCCTGAAGAGCGACCGCCCCGGCGCAGCCGTCCAGTTTGAGCGCCTGGGCTACTTCGCGCCGGACCCCCATGAGCCGATGGTCTTCCACCGCACAGTCGGGCTGAGAGATGAGTGGGCCAAGCTCCAGGCCCGCCAAACCCCGCCCGCCTAGCGCCGCGGCAAGACCCCCGGTCACGATGCCGTCGCCTCGGTCCAGCGCGTCGCCGTCGTTTGCCGGAGCTTGAGAACGGCCGCACTATTGTGGTGCCGGTCTGTTCGCAGGCGTCCCGCCTGCTCTGACGGCGGGCCGCGCACCCCGGGCAAGGCAATCCAGGAGGACAGCCATGGAGGTCAAGGAATTCGTCGACGCGCTGGAGCGTTACCTTGTCGCGGCTGGCGAGGCGGATCGCCGCGCCACCCTGCGGGCGGTGGCCCGGCGGTTGGGGGCGGAGGGGCGGGCGGCGGTCGCGGACGGCATCGGCGGCCTGTCGCAGGAGGGGGCGGCGGACGGCGGGGCCCCGGCGGGCGGAAAGCGGCCCGACTTGGGAACTCTGCTGGAGCGGGCGGCGGCGCTGGTCGGACGGGTGGAGGCGGGGGAATACGGCTTCGAGTACGGCTACGAGGAGTACGGCTACGGCGAGTACGGCGACTACTGGGATGACGAGGGATTCCTGGTCGACCAGGACGGCCTCTGCCCCGAAATCAAGGCGCTGCTCCAAGAGGCCGTTGACGGGATCGACGACGGCCACCACGCGCTGGGCTTGGCCGTGATCGACTTGCTGGCGGACATCGACGTGCCGTGCGACTATGACGGCGCCGACTTCGTCAGCCTGCTGGAAGAGGGGCGCCTGGGCTTGGGCCGGGATCGGGTCTTGGCGCCTTGGGTCGCGGCCGCGTTCCACGCGTTGGAAGGCGACGAGCGGTTGGCCCGCGTGCTTGAGGTTGGGCGGCGCTTCCACTGGCGGCTGCCGCTGAAAAAAGCCTTGGAAGCCGCCGGGGCGGAGCCTGAGGCGGCCGACCGGTTCTTGGGGGAACTGGCCCGGAGGATCATGGCGGAACTGGGCCAGTCCGTGCCTCCCAACCCGTTCGCCTTTGACGCGACCGAGCTTGACCAACTGCTGGCCGACGCGGTCAGCTTGCGCGGGCGCGGCGCTCTGCGCGAGGCGGCGTCTCGCCACGGCCAAAGGCATCCCGTTCTGTATTCGCGGCTGGTCGGGGAGCTTTCGGCCGCAGGCGAGTTGGAGGCCGCCGTTGACGCGGCGGCGGCGGCGCTGACCGCGGTTCCGAGCGCCCGGCGGGCCGAACGCGCCCTGATAGCCGACCTCATGTTTCAAGCGGCCGAGGAGGCCGGCCTGGCGGACCAGGCCGCCGCGGCGGCCGAGGCCGGGTTCGCGGCGGGCCTCGACCTGCCGCGCTTTCTGAGGTTGCGCCGGGTGGGTTCGGCAGCGGCCGTGGCGCGGGGCGTTGCCGCGCTGAAAGGCGCTCCGCCGCGCGGGGATGACGCGATGGCGGTGCTTTTCCTGGCGGGGGAATTCCAGGTGCTGTGGCGCGCGGTCAGCAGCGACAAGGCCGCGTTGGGCTGGTCGGGGAGCGACAAGGGCGCAGCCTTTCCGCTGATCCTGGCTTTGCTGTTCGAAGGCCGCGAGTGGGGAGCGGTGGCTCGGGGCCTCGTCCGGGCGGTGGCGGAACCCCGCGGCGCGGAGGTCGCCGACCAGTTCATGCGGGCCGCGGAGGAGGTGGACACGGCCGTGCCGCCCGCCGACTTGGCCACCTACAGGGGCTGGTGCCGGGCGGAGGTCGCGGGCCGGGTGGACGGCATCGTCCAAAACCAACACCGGGGCGCCTACGCCCGGGCCGCGACGCTGGTGGTGGCCTACGCCGAAGCGGTGGCGGCCACCGGCGGCGGGGGCGATCCGAAACCGCTCGCCTATGTGGCGGGATTCCACGAGCGGTTCCCCAAGCACGGCGCGTTCCGCCGGGAGTTGGAAGCCGCCCTGGCCAAGTCGTCGCTGCGCTGACGGGGCCTCAGGCCGCCCGAGGACGGTACTTCACCCCGGAACTTGCCGCGCAACTGACTGCCTGGCCGCCGAGGCTGCCGAAGGCGGACTGTTTGCAGGTTCTTGACCCGGGAGCAGGCTCGGGCATGCTGACCGCGGCCATCGTGGACCGCCTCTGCCGGAAGGGCAAGATCGGGCGAGTAGAGGCCACGGCGGTCGAACCCGTGCCGCACTGTGGCATGGAGTTGATTCTGAACCCCGAGCTTCACGCGCTCGCCACCGTCGCGGGCCGGACGCGACCGGCCTTGGACGCAGGGGCCTTCGCTAGTCCCACATGCTGACGAGAAACTCGCGCAGAGTGCCACGGGGCTGATTCCGCGTCCGCCAGATCCCGCCGCACAGGCTCACCGCCATGCTGCCGAGCCCCCAGCAAGTCCAATACCAAT
The window above is part of the Bifidobacteriaceae bacterium genome. Proteins encoded here:
- a CDS encoding AMP-binding protein, coding for MGQVIGATVSLQIGMSAAAHGARTAFVFPAEDLRLGFAELDARTDQAARALLALGLRRGSRIGLWSVNTSRWLVTALAAAKIGVVFVPINTSYRRFELDDVITRSQIDCLFAQSRLAEDALGGDPLAVDGLTGGRVGGGQTASCKGVVWLDGQAADAPAGWEAFLAGADRVGAASLAAAKAEVRPEHDYVVQYTSGTTARPKGAVLTHRSVLSAAAAFGQVMRLSPTDVTCVPLPLFHCYGNVLTLLGGLIRGSATVYLEHFRARETLDVLERERCTAFMGVPTMYLALVDADGRGRRDLSALRKGGIGGACCPPGMTQAIAAELDMDQLTVGYGLSEASALCLISPVDAPAHHRLRTTGFPIPGLEARILDRATGRAAPPGVVGELLVRGPGVMSRYLDAPEATAAVIDPDGWLHTGDLAKRSPDGSYKFAGRVKDIIIRAGENISPTEIEEVLLELPRVRDCQCVGVPDRLRGEEIACCLITTDGSRLDPGAVRDHVARRLARFKVPKHVLTLPAFPLNAAGKVARDRLARVAAAAVASSGIAESSPVSDRPL
- a CDS encoding LysR family transcriptional regulator; the encoded protein is MELRHLVFFAKAAELEHITEAADELSTSQPFVSKTIRELERELTVNLFEHVGRRIRLTEHGRVFYNRTRHILQDLDNAKREMLDAAEAGSHRVSVVTNVGLYMPEIVAALHKADPDAHLTLTVAKRGKLLEYLLKGRADFAVWGPGNPDDRLPGIATEHVLLEAVAIVFSPKHVFCGRESVDVRELDGMEYYTSPAGFGMRDTMDRAFAEANVRPQIAIESPDTAAIAHFVRTGSGFAFAPRSLVNRSPDLYPPRADLTGYQRVHVSVSWSTSAFKSKTQRLFLDLVRRHFRELQPWADGLPADLSAAR
- a CDS encoding ABC transporter ATP-binding protein/permease; protein product: MIRRILTYCDDHTRRALIRSLTLVIVSAVLQGVVFLLLVPLLRALFEPDMAGATRWLGVLAGATAAYLVVFYVASYASQLAAMDALDAVISWLGDRLVELPVNWFTQDRSGQISHIATQGAMFVCSAPYSVLRRILGGLITPATVLVGMYFFDWRLALAMTGAAPVLWLAYVAIKKAMAKADAVHAQATAEASNRAIEFARMQPALRTAGPGSAGDRLVQEALSAQHHAYRGLLLTGGAGIALFGGFVQLALTAIIVLGAYLALGGSVDAATLVALLVLGVRFVEPISTSGALSGGIAVANTTLDQLDDLRAVKDLPEPAAGAEPADWGVAFSKVTFGYGGEPVLRDLSFRVPANTMTAIVGPSGSGKTTITRLIARFYDPEGGEVSIGGKPLPELGTKVVEAAVAPVFQDVYLFDDTILGNVWLGNPDLDRDQVIAAAKLARVDEIAERLPGGWEARVGEGGSNLSGGERQRVSIARALLKDAPIVLLDEATAALDIGNEIAIGEVIDAIRARRTLIVVAHRMQTIMTADQIIMLDGEGGIRESGTHQELLAAGGAYASYWRDRVAAAGWKLADSPRAA
- a CDS encoding ABC transporter ATP-binding protein/permease — translated: MPSKPRADFFAPVKGALAAIISLSVLGSASSVVPYVAIVELARTLLPSLGGQAVDRDHAWLVVWVAVGALIVSFACTFGSGFVSHLADAELQLSLRRRIIAHLQRLPLGWFDARHSGAVRKLVESDVSALHQLIAHSINDLISATVVPILILAYLFWTQWILGLATLIPLVVVLFLFAAMMGGGTEKFKLYDQASERLGGATVEYVHGIAVVKRFGQVGRSHQRFRAEARRYVDFNADWTKDTLGKMATVEALCSPAVVIVYLLAVGVALVHQGWADPIEILPAVLLGSGVTGPIMSLGASASFLRNAANAQKTLAEFLAIPEIGYADAPQAPEGHAVALDNVGFSYDGEHAVLHEICETCSPGTVTALVGASGSGKSTLARLVPRFYDVAAGAVSIGGADVRQVAADQIYRQVGFVFQDVQLLRASLRDNIRLARPKASDADVAAAARAAQIHDRITRFERGYDAVVGVDANLSGGEAQRVTIARALLADTPILVLDEATAFADPDSEAAIQDALSVLAAGRTVLVIAHRLHTIVGVDQILVLDEGRVVERGTHADLVRSGGRYARMWADYQARHARSTPEGAVK
- a CDS encoding glutamine--tRNA ligase/YqeY domain fusion protein encodes the protein MTIGSAGGAGDFIADAVLADNAKGTFSGRVQTRFPPEPNGYLHIGHAKAISADFGIAERFGGICNVRFDDTNPDTEDDEYVQAILDDVAWLGFTPANVFHASDYFDQLYLWAEGLISAGLAYVDQQDGETISAQRGGFGRPGVASPYRDRPAAESLDLFRRMKAGEFADGAMVLRAKIDMQADNMQLRDPVMYRIRRGHHFRTKDQWVIYPMYDWAHGQSDALEGVTHSMCTLEFEDHRPLYDWYLDHLELPFEQPVQYEFARLELTHTLTSKRRLAQLVAEGRVDGWDDPRMPTLRGLRRRGYPAAAIRNFCASIGVSKTNSRHAIEELEHHVRVELNRVALRRMAVLRPLRLVIDNWPANPDGTPVVDWVEVANNPENADDGVRRVPFSGSLYIEQDDFREEAPPKYYRLTPGREVRLRGAYLVRATDQIVKDQDGRVVEVHAVYDPATRSGQAPDGRKVKSTLHWVSAPHAEDATVNLYNHLFAAEVPGQATGDPFDDIDPDSRETLTGCKVEPALKSDRPGAAVQFERLGYFAPDPHEPMVFHRTVGLRDEWAKLQARQTPPA